A window of Panthera tigris isolate Pti1 chromosome A3, P.tigris_Pti1_mat1.1, whole genome shotgun sequence genomic DNA:
GCACTCCAGTCACTATGAAACCAAACATGGCTCCAACATTTTTCAAGTGACTTCAGAGGGCAATACTACCTTGCTGAGGACCACTACCCTAGATGATCAGTTTTCAATATTCCATCGTGACACACTTAACAAATAGTAATATGCATGATTTATTCCCGTGTAGAGTTCTTATGTTcgtaattttctgtttttttccttacattcaaggaaacaattaaaatgaagcaggaattggggcacctaggtggctcagtcagttgaacatctgactcttgattttggctcaggccatggtctcatggttcttgagatcaagccccacattgggctttgtgctgacagtgcagagcctgcttgggattgtctctctccctctctctctctctgtccctcccacacacactctctctctctctgtctctctctcaaaataaataaataagaatttgaaaaaaataaggcaagaatTGTTAATATAAGGTTAACCTTGAAAACCCTCCAGtttatacttataaaaataaatctttacaaaCTTCAGTGCTTTTATTACTACTAATAACATTACTTGTAACTTGTAACTTACATAGGAATGTTTTATAATTGACTGATAACCACTGTAGCAGCTCTTGGAAACCTTAAAGCAGGGAAGTGACAGTATCCTATTGACATTTTAGATAGATTACTTTGGTGGGTAATAGAAGATAGACTTGAGGAGGTACAAAGTACAAGCCTAGTTTAGGTACAAGATGGTGGCCTCTCGAGTATTCTATGCTGGGTAGTagggacagggcagaggagaCACATTATTGGAGAATTATTTCAGATATAAAAATCAGTAGAAGTTAATGAACAAAATGTAGGCTTAGTTCTTAACCTTTGTTGCTCATTAGAATTATTTGGCATGCTTTTAAACAATGCCAATGCCTGGGCCCCAATTTAGGATTTTTAGAAATCAGAAGTTCTGGGATAGAGTCTGggaattgatattttaaaaatgtacctcATGATTCTAATTTGCAGCTAGTGTTGAGAACCACTAATTCAAgttgtggaggagagagaagaataaGGGATAAGTGAGTAGTACCAGGCTGCCAGCTAAGGCTACTGGTTGATGGAGGGGTCATGCTTTAAACAGTGTCTGTTCCATGGTAGCTATTCAGATATTTTTGGTATAAATGAGAACTGATGACTTTGAACTTGAACCAAAACCAGTTCcttatttaatttctgattatTCTAAATTTGGATGAATTAACCCCAGTTCAAGATATAATCGACTGGGACCCAACCAAAATAAATGCTATCACAGGTAAGGTTATATCAGAATGGATATCTTGATATAATTTGAGGAAAAGAATGATATAAATCACTGATGCTGTGGTGTGATATTGTGAAGCAAAGTGCCAGCTGAAATAATTTGACTTCATTATAGTACATTATACAAATTGATATTTCTATTGAGTGCCTTAGAGAATTTGGGTCCTCATACCGGATAAATAGGCAGGTattcaatatatgtttattaaattatacGGTGAAATATCTTTATCAGAAAGTTGTTATATTTATCAtacaattcttttttatgttaatgGAAGAATGAAAGGCAGTATGTTTGTCTTTCAGCCCCAATTCTACTTCCTCTACCTATATTCTACCTGTACACTGTCTTCCTTTACACTCCTCTGTTCTCACTGCTACTGCCCAAGTTTAGTCAGGACTGTTGGTTTCCAGTGATAGGAATATAGCTCAAACTGTCTTGaatattaaattgaattttttggTACCTGTAGGCAGAAAGGATGCTGAGATaacatacaaaattaaagaaaggttTACAGGAACCAGGGCTTTGGTGATTATATAGCAGGGATATCATTCCATTAGAACCACTCTCATCTCTGcttggctttgttcttttttattgcaatCAGGCCTTTGCCAACAGATCAAAGATAGCAGTCTGCAACCCAGCCTCATAGCCTTCTGCTTCCAGGATTCCAAGAGGAAAGACCATTTCTACTCCTGTTCTAAATTGAGAAATTGATTTCAAAAAGCTGTTGTTTCCAAAGAAAGGAGGCTACTATGATTTGTCTGGTTTAGAGCTCATGCCAACCCCAGTGGCCAGGAGAGGATAAGGATATACcaaagaagaggcaaggaaaatcTTGAGACCAAATCGTTAAGTCACTGTCCTCTCCAGGGCTCCATTGCCACAGACCCTTGatgattttccatttcagtttatTTAGCAGCTTACTATTCACAAAACAGCAATgataattaaattttgaaaatttatggaGAAATGTAGAGTAGTATATAATTTTAGGCTAGTAGTATTGTAAATGAGCTATTTGACTGAAGATGGACTACACAGCTAACATaatgcattcatttaacaaaatgtaCTTAGTTCTTCTATGGACAAGGCATTGTATAGTCGTAGTATATCAAACCAAGCCTGGCTATAAGGCATTGTGAAATTATATAAGATTTCAACAGAGGATGagttaattcattttcttgttttattatttaattacttaattttattattttcccatcaTGGAACTCGGTATTTAAGAATTAGATTCTAGTTATTGATATAGAATTTGAGTGACATGGAATTTTTAAcaagtagttttcttttctttttttaaatatttattttgagagagagagagagagaacacgagcagggtagagggaaagagagaattcaaggaggctccatgcccagtgcagagcctgatgtgggcttcaATCTCATGatactgagatcatgacctgggttgaaatcaagagtcagatgcttacccgactgagccatctaggcaccccaacaAGTAGCTTTTCTGATACTCAATATTcgtaaaaagaatatttttgttcttttaaagagCTTATTCTCATTACTGTCATTTAATGACACTTTTTGAAAGCTGATTTAGTGATTAGAGTCATTCAAAATATGATCTGTAGTTAAGCtatctttttctagtttttaccaaattcaaattatataattttttctgtctttatagtcAATTGCATCTGCAGACATGGATTTCAACCAGTTGGAGGCATTCTTGACTGCTCAAACCAAAAAGCAAGGTGGGATCACATGTGACCAAGCTGCTGTCATTTCCAAATTCTGGAAGAGCCATAAGACAAAAATTCGAGAGAGCCTCATGAACCAGAGCCGTTGGGACAGTGGGCTTCGAGGTCTGAGTTGGAGAGTTGATGGCAAATCGCAGTCAAGGCATTCAGCTCAAATACACACCCCTGTTGCCATAATGGAGCTGGAAATAGGAAAAAGTGGACAGGTGAGCCCAACTTCAATCAATTTCCTTTTATAAACTACATTTCCTATTACATAttagatgataaaaataataggaaaagacTCTGTTTCCTAGAATCCCTTTTCAGATATGGAATCATCTGAAAATTTGGATACTCCTCGTTGTGGATAGAATCTGGAAATCAGCCTCATGGTCCTGGCAGCTATCTCAGAATAACAAAATGAGTCAATGAGGTGATTGCACAGAGAGTGGCCACCATTCCATTTTGGTTAGATCTTAGAATTCTTGGCATTTGCTCAGAATTCTTGGCATTTGGTCAGAATCTCCAAAGCAATGATAGAGATGCTAAATAAAGACCAGGAATTGAGATTAAACGACACAGAACAAAACTGTCTCACTCAGTCATCTTTATGGGCAGTCAGATATAGGAGGCAGTGCATCTTAATTACAGCAATGTGTTGTTCCTAAAGACCCTAAGTGTGCTATCTCTGTCCTTGAgcccacaaataatttttaatgtgatCTTGATTATTTACAAAACAGTTCCTCTTTTTCTTGCAGTTTCCATAGTCATTATAGCAAGTAATTTTAGCATCTACATTGTTTTTCCTGAAGTCATTCAGTTTGTGCTTTAGATGATGCCAGATCAGACTTTTAATGACCTGGTATATgtctttgggggaagaaaaaaaaagcagcaacccataattaggaagagaaaacccagatCACTGAATTAGCCAACCAGATTTATTTTCAGATGAATAATCAAATAAGTGCTTCTATTACATTCTGtagtagaaatttatttttcttctagggATGAGCATTTTTTTAGCTGTCAGTTCCCCTCACATATTCCCTTAGGATTTTTCAGTGTTTGTAGTTCTATAATGatactgattttaatttaaaatgtaattcctcttaaaaaataattcttttacaaAATACATCTGGAGAATCATTTCTTTAGTTATTGTAAAATAGTGCTGTTGCTTTTATTGACTTTGGTTTGTCTGACCCTAAAGTCCATTTTTTTAACCATTGTGTTAATATGCCTTCCTTCTATTGTTCTAGACCAAAAATCTGACAGATTAGAAAGGTGTGATAAGTACACTTGGATATCTAAGTTTACCAACCATTTTTCCAggctcttcattttttatttggcaatagtgattatttcattttgtctttaaatatttatcatttgggCAGGAATTGAAAACATACATATCTATTTTAAGACATTCCTAGAAAGCTATTATAGTACTTCTTTAATTTGATATTGTCTTACTGTTTGAACTCAGGTTTATTATGTGCCttttgattttagtaatttacATATCATCTGAATTTATTGGGTACAGCTATAGggatttttaaatctactttaacatatgtaaaatattttctttgatcttGTTACCCAAAGTGACAttctactctgtgtgtgtgtgtgtgtgtgtgtgtgtgtgtgtagaatgatTTTGTCAATCAGTAAATCACTACAAATAATTTGTTGGCTAGCTTCGGGGTTATTTTGTGATAAATTAGAACAGGTTggtaaactcttttttttaagtggtgagATATTTTACGCTTGACAACCATATAGTTTCTGTCATAAGTACTCAACTTTGTTGTTGTAgctcaaaagcagccacagacaatatgtaaataagtGGGCATTGCTGTTTCTAGAAAGTTTAGTTACCACAATATAATCAACAGGTCTTAGAAGTCAGAGAGTCCATAAGCCCTTACTAAGGTGAATTACACAGGTGAGGTAGTATATCCCCAATTTCTAGAGAAGGTATCTGAGATAAATACATTACTTGTTTTAGACAGAGCTTACGTAGTAAAATGAAGATCACTACATTGATTTTTTCGAAAAACCATCCACACCAACATTTAGGAGCTTTTGTTAGCTTCTCACAATATTCTGTGCCAAAAAACCAAGTTGGTAGTACAATATGGTAGTCAACAGTATTGATAGGAATattgctcagcaataaaaaggaaagaacttctgataaacacaataaaatggCTGAATCTCAAAGTCATTTGCtgtgtgaaataagccagatataaACTTTTTATCATAATGTATGATTTCACGCatataaaatcctagaaaatgcaaagtaatcATGACAAAAAATATATGCCTAGGTTAAGAGTAGAGGGAGGGATAGATTAGATTACAAAGGAGTGtgggaaaacttttaaaagtgataaaaatatttattatgttaattGTGGCAACAGTTTCATGGGTGTATGCATATTTCAAAACTTAggaaattatatactttaaatgtgcACTATATTGGACATTACTTATACATCAaagtttttgatttaaaaaatggtcaccattggggctcctgggtggctcagtcagttaagcatctgactcttgatttcagctcaggtcatgatctcagggtcgtggcatttagccccatgttgggctctgtgctggatgtggctcctgcttaagattctctctctccctccctctactgctcgcactctctctgtctttaaaaaaaaaaaaagtttaccatGAAAATGATTAAAGTTGCTCTTTAACCCACAAAATGCTTTGAATGCAAATATATTCTTAACAAGAAAAGTTGTAAAAGAAGTAAACAATAATTTAACCTATTCCGGCAATAAAATATACAGCCTCGATCTTACAGGAAATGTTTTTGTGAGACCTGGATCCTTGGTTAGTTCTTCTGTCAGCTTCTAAGTGAATATTATTTGTGAAGTAATCCACTATATCATATTTCCAGTTTTTAGAACATCTATAGGTAACAAAGTCAAAGTTATTTTCATATGTAGACATTGAATGAGCTTGTGAGAGAAGTGATGAGCCTAGGATACTAAGAGGTTGCTTCCAAGAAGAGTGACCAACTTTTTCGAaccctgtgtgtatgtgtacatgcatgtatgtgtatttatatacccCAAAACAACGAAATTACTGTCTTCAGTTTATGTCATTTAAAATCAGTTCTCAATAATGGTTGCACATAAGAATTGCCTGtggggctttaaaatttttcatgctTAGGACATTGCTCAGACCAATTAAATAAGAATCTAGGGGGATGGAACCTGGGCATCAGTATTCTTTAAAGCTTATGATtccttggcacaaaaacagacacatagaccaatggaatagaatagaaaccccagaactagacccacaaacgtatggccaactaatctttgacaaagcaggaaagaacatccaatggaaaaaagacagtctctttaacaaatggtgctgggagaactggacagcaacatgcagaaggttgaaactagaccactttctcacaccattcacaaaaataaactcaaaatgggtaaaggacctgaatgtgagacaggaaaccatcaaaaccctagaggagaaagcaggaaaagacctctctgacctcagccgtagcaatctcttactcggcacatccccaaaggcaagggaattaaaagcaaaaatgaattactgggaccttatgaagataaaaagcttctgcacagcaaaggaaacaaccaacaaaactaaaaggcaaccaacggaatgggaaaagatatttgcaaatgacatatcggacaaagggctagtatccaaaatctataaagagctcaccaaactccacacccgaaaaacaaataacccagtgaagaaatgggcaggaaacatgaatagacacttctctaaagaagacatccagatggccaacaggcacatgaaaagatgctcaacgtcgctccttatcagggaaatacaaatcaaaaccacactcagatatcacctcacgccagtcagagtggccaaaatgaagaaatcaggagactatagatgctggagaggatgtggagaaacgggaaccctcttgcactgttggtgggaatgcaaactggtgcagccactctggaaaacagtgtggaggttcctcaaaaaattaaaaatagacctaccctatgacccagcaatagcactgctaggaatttacccaagggatacaggagtactgatgcgtagggacacttgtaccccaatgtttatagcagcactctcaacaatagccaaattatggaaagagcctaaatgtccatcagctgatgaatggataaagaaattgtggtttatatacacaatggagtactacatggcaatgagaaagaatgaaatatggccctttgtagcaacgtggatggaactggagagtgtgatgctaagtgaagtaagccatacagagaaagacagataccatatggtttcactcttatgtggatcctgagaaacttagcagaaacccatgggggaggggaaggaaaaaaaaaaaaagaggttagagtgggagagagccaaagcataagagactcttaaaaactgagaacaaactgagggttgatggggggtgggagggaggggagggtgggtgatgggtattgaggagggcaccttttgggatgagcactgggtgttatatggaaaccaatttgacaataaatttcatatattgaaaaaaaaaaaaagcttatgatTCCTGTATTTATGTGGAGTTGAGAACCACCATATTAAAGGTAGGCAAATAATCTGGTTTAAAGTGTAAATAGAACTTGGTATCAAATTTTTACAGTAAGAATTCAATATATGTCAACATACTTCTACTTACCATAATTTATGGAGTGCCTGGGGACTTTTTGTTCAGGAACTAGTTGCGGGAGTGGTGggttttttgtcttcctttctctatttAAATTGCTTTCTCCTGCTCAGTTTGTCTACATTACTTCTCTCTTTGGTCCAAGGAGTACATTTGACGATCCGCAGCCAAGTATGTACGtgcattgacttttttttattaatacaatataaaatacttttgggATATGAGGAAGCCAAAATAATAGAGAAGTCACTCACTAAAGCATATACATTTATGGAAATCTGTAGAGCTAGAGAAAATGAGTATGCATTAGTGACCTAATTACTTATAGTGGATATTTTTcttcagtagaaataaaaaattttgcaagaataaaacattaattcaGTGGTAGCAGTACACAGAAGATTTTGAGGTGAACATTTCATGTACAAAGAAAAGTACATCAAATGCTTTACTTGTGTGATTGAGAGCCTATCATATTTAGTCATAAATCACTTAGGGTCCCCAAGGCTTGAGGACTGTTGGAATCTGGCATGTGTCTTTAAGAAAGTTTTGTTGTTTCATGTACTTAGTTAACTCcatgttgttttctttcctggaacTTACATAGAGATTAccatagaatgttttttttttttttaaaatagtaagttttagggggataatttatatatttagtgGAGTTTCatttattggttattttttttaatgactgaatctTGGTATTTTATGAAGATGTACCAGTTTTTCTTTGGtgacttctgttttttaaatttatttatttttcttagtaatctctacacccattgtggggctcaaactcacaaccctgagatcgagtgtCTCATGCTCTTCCCACTGTGTCAGCCAGGCAGGCCTCTTTTGTGACTTCTTGTTTTCAAGACCAATAAGACATTTTGTGAGGAAACACTTAGCCACAACCTCAGTTCTCAACCATTtagtaataaatgtttaataaaaattgttcTTTCATATACATTTTGAAGTGTCCTATCTGTAGAGACCTGAAATacaatgttctgtttctttattgccccctttttttttaatggctaatgTTATTGCCTTTTCTCGACTAGGTTTTAGTGTACCAAACATCCTCTAGTTTTGTGGGTTTTCAGCAGACCTAGGGAAGAAGATAGACTGCCTTTAGACTGATCTGATTGTTTTTCTGACCAACTCATTATATGTTCAGTCCCGTCATTTATATGCAAGTAGGATATGAGGAATATACAATGATATACTCACTCTAATTTACAGAATGAAAATAGTTTAGACTCTGGATTAAAAAGCCAGCATTTGGCTGAAGGATAGGTAAACATCCAATCTCAAAGGAAAGTATTGACttatatttaatttccacaatTCCTTCTAAAACTAAATGCACTGATGATCTTGTGTAATTCTGGCTAATAAGGAGTGAGAAACTGCTAAAACCTATGATtattattcagggttttttttgagGATTCACATTTTTTGAATAATTGTTGTGATACAACATGGAATTTctgaattacaaataaataaacttcacttTTCGAACATTTGATGTGTTACTTTTTAATACCAATGGGTTTGGTAACAGCCTCAAGTTGACCTGACAATGGCTGACATCTGGCGGATGACCTTCCGCCACTGGCCTTTCGATCTACTTAA
This region includes:
- the COMMD1 gene encoding COMM domain-containing protein 1 isoform X1, translating into MAGELEGSKPLSGLLSGLAQEAFHGHQGITEELLRSQLYPDVSLEEFRPFLTKMRGILKSIASADMDFNQLEAFLTAQTKKQGGITCDQAAVISKFWKSHKTKIRESLMNQSRWDSGLRGLSWRVDGKSQSRHSAQIHTPVAIMELEIGKSGQESEFLCLEFDEVKVNQVLKKLSEVEESISTLMQPA
- the COMMD1 gene encoding COMM domain-containing protein 1 isoform X2, translating into MDFNQLEAFLTAQTKKQGGITCDQAAVISKFWKSHKTKIRESLMNQSRWDSGLRGLSWRVDGKSQSRHSAQIHTPVAIMELEIGKSGQESEFLCLEFDEVKVNQVLKKLSEVEESISTLMQPA